ATGAGCACGCCGCGGGCTTCATGCAGTTCGCCGTCAAACGGATACCGGCCGGCATCCAGCGGACCTAAATAGAGCGTGATGCGACTGTTCGCTCCAATCACCTTTTCCCGGTTGAGCGCATGACTGTCGAATTCTTCAGGCGTCGCATCCTGATTGTCGATCACCAGCTTGAACTTAACGCCTGACGGGACAATTAATTCCGCAGGCTCAAAGCGGTGATCTTTGATCACCAGCGTGTAGTCAGCCGCAAGTGCTGCAAACGGAAACAGCAATGCGATGAGAAAAATCGTTTTCATAACCATCCTTTGTCGAATTTAGATGCAAATGATAATCGTTCTCATTTGCGATAACAAGCATTTTCAGGCATGATTATCGAAATTCTCAAAAGTCATCAAAATGCGCCAACCTGAACATCTGAAAAACGCCGGTCTCAAATCCACTTTGCCGCGACTCAAGGTACTCAGCCTGTTTGAATCAGGTCAGGCACGCCACATGAGCGCCGAAGAAGTCTATAAACATCTGCTCAGTACCGGCGACGATGTCGGACTTGCCACCATATACCGGGTGCTGACCCAGTTCGAACAGGCAGGCTTGCTGATTCGTCACAATTTTGAAGGAGGCAAATCCGTCTTCGAACTCAATCAAGGCACGCATCACGACCACATCGTCTGTTTGCAATGCGGCCATGTCGAAGAATTTTTTGACGCTGGCATCGAGGCACGTCAGGAAAAAGCCGCTGCCGAACGCGGCTTTTCGATCCGCGACCATACGCTGTCGATCTATGCCGATTGCACCAAAGCCGCCTGCCCGAATAAAACCCAAATCTGAAAATCACTAACGCCTCATGATCCCCTGGCTTGCTGAACATACGCCCTTCCCGCCGGTCGCCTCCGCACGGCAGGAACCTAACGGACTCTTGGCAGCGGGCGGCTCACTGACTCCGGAACGACTGCTAAGCGCCTACCGTCGCGGCATCTTCCCGTGGTTTAGTCCGGGTGAGCCGCTGT
Above is a window of Gallionella capsiferriformans ES-2 DNA encoding:
- the fur gene encoding ferric iron uptake transcriptional regulator, which translates into the protein MRQPEHLKNAGLKSTLPRLKVLSLFESGQARHMSAEEVYKHLLSTGDDVGLATIYRVLTQFEQAGLLIRHNFEGGKSVFELNQGTHHDHIVCLQCGHVEEFFDAGIEARQEKAAAERGFSIRDHTLSIYADCTKAACPNKTQI
- a CDS encoding cupredoxin domain-containing protein, coding for MKTIFLIALLFPFAALAADYTLVIKDHRFEPAELIVPSGVKFKLVIDNQDATPEEFDSHALNREKVIGANSRITLYLGPLDAGRYPFDGELHEARGVLIVR